In Salarias fasciatus chromosome 20, fSalaFa1.1, whole genome shotgun sequence, a single window of DNA contains:
- the LOC115408855 gene encoding uncharacterized protein LOC115408855 isoform X5 codes for MKSPVPALIFVLVTFVHFNSASSEWTGDLNGKLAFWDTGVNLEGDDQTPCFHFCATDGDCPDPLRCTVSGCGHICTDPNQDKLWDFDFNIKNNSTEPCVDSCMTDDDCPDNMNCLMSGCGRMCLDASQNFPFPIEMTGLCGSASNLGINTLMPCINLCYDDDDCPESKTCAIQGCGRMCMDPTTEGTGLWDLDSDLGKDPLDSIGSDLTSGMGLNPWDLDPTLGKDPLDSIGSDFTSGSGLNPWDLDPTLGKDPLDSIGSDLTPGIGLNPWNLDPTLGKDPLDSIGSDLTSGIDDVLPLPLEAPKLCGSDCNPGMDPLIPCLNSCSSDDDCPNSMKCSVQGCGRTCTASTDGEPPLGDLDSTPDSEPWNPCVDLCSNDDQCPENMKCVKKGCERRCVASNQDKSDEWSWKFDEGENPEGWEWSSDEETGFKESDIEKLWVWDEDKDSDSSTADLFKKLAQLRNNLEDLEGSATSGFLDRGLFDFDSEGSGEDRNGDLEEGSGDLLTRMDELCEQDTPKKSDFKFPDIKDLYELDSEEKSDISVPDVDKLLGLISDKGSEESSTNFFGKLWKWGSDYGSGFTSFNPLSKLWKWVSRKKSDISVPDIDEGSEEISTNFLGKLWNWGSDYGSSFTSSNPLSNLWQWGSETESDSTSLDIPVPDESEPWEQDADSKLLPLDSCVENCVDDDDCPDNQECTSTGCGRVCTVSFKDKFELWDVDADTKGLPSNPCTDKCKKDKDCPENQVCTNIGCGRVCVASDKGKFEMWHWDSDSQLLPVDPCLDKCDKNGDCPENQECTKTICGRVCTAPSKGKFELWDLDAGSKALSVDPCADECNVDNDCPENKACTKVGCGRVCVASGKGKAGECPPPHWGRDLSQCALVCMDDSDCPGVKKCCTKKCGRTCVTPFKGLAGKKSHTHHKKRKQKPFKAHSYSSVKPGQCPKPSGPGICVNFCSNDSNCPKTEKCCSNGCGHVCMTPS; via the exons ATGAAGTCTCCTGTCCCTGCATTAATCTTTGTACTGGTTACATTTGTGCATTTCAACTCAGCCTCCTCAGAATGGACTGGAGATTTAAACG GAAAACTCGCTTTTTGGGACACAGGCGTCAACCTGGAGGGTGACGATCAGAcgccatgttttcatttttgcgCCACGGACGGAGACTGTCCTGATCCGTTGAGGTGCACTGTGAGCGGGTGTGGGCATATATGCACAGACCCAAACCAAG ACAAATTATGGGATTTTGATTTCAATATAAAAAATAACTCGACGGAGCCGTGCGTCGATAGCTGCATGACTGACGACGACTGCCCGGACAACATGAACTGCCTCATGAGCGGATGTGGACGCATGTGCTTGGACGCAAGCCAGA ATTTTCCTTTCCCTATTGAAATGACTGGACTTTGTGGTTCAGCCTCTAACCTGGGAATCAATACACTGATGCCGTGCATTAATCTGTGCTACGACGATGATGACTGCCCCGAAAGCAAGACGTGCGCCATCCAGGGATGTGGACGGATGTGTATGGACCCAACCACTG AAGGAACTGGACTGTGGGATCTGGATTCCGATCTGGGAAAAGACCCGTTGGATTCCATTGGTTCAGATTTGACCTCGGGAATGG GACTCAATCCGTGGGATTTGGACCCTACTCTGGGAAAAGACCCGTTGGATTCCATTGGTTCAGATTTCACCTCGGGAAGCG gACTCAATCCGTGGGATTTGGACCCTACTCTGGGAAAAGACCCATTGGATTCCATTGGTTCAGATTTGACCCCGGGAATCG gACTCAATCCGTGGAATTTGGACCCCACTCTGGGAAAAGACCCATTGGATTCCATTGGTTCAGATTTGACCTCGGGAATCG atgatgTATTGCCTTTGCCTTTAGAAGCCCCTAAACTGTGTGGCTCAGATTGCAATCCGGGAATGGACCCATTGATACCATGTCTTAATTCGTGCTCCAGCGATGACGACTGCCCCAACAGCATGAAGTGCTCCGTCCAGGGATGTGGACGGACGTGCACTGCGTCAACTGACG GAGAGCCTCCTCTGGGGGATTTGGACTCCACACCGGACAGTGAACCCTGGAACCCCTGTGTTGATCTGTGCTCTAATGACGACCAGTGTCCCGAAAACATGAAGTGTGTGAAGAAGGGATGTGAACGGCGGTGCGTGGCCTCAAACCAAG ATAAGAGTGATGAGTGGTCTTGGAAATTTGACGAAGGAG AAAATCCTGAAGGATGGGAGTGGAGCTCCGACGAGGAAACTGGTTTCAAGGAGTCAGACATCG AGAAGCTGTGGGTTTGGGATGAGGATAAGGACAGTGACAGTTCCACTGCAGACCTTTTCA AAAAGCTTGCGCAGTTAAGGAACAATTTGGAAGATTTGGAGGGAAGTGCCACTTCAGGATTTCTAG ACAGAGGCCTGTTCGACTTTGACTCAGAGGGAAGTGGCGAAGACAGAA ATGGTGATTTGGAAGAGGGGAGCGGCGATTTACTGACAAGAATGG ACGAGCTGTGTGAACAGGATACCCCAAAGAAAAGTGACTTCAAGTTTCCAGACATCA aGGATCTGTATGAACTGGATTCTGAGGAGAAAAGTGACATTAGCGTTCCAGACGTAG aCAAGCTGCTGGGACTGATTTCAGACAAAGGAAGTGAGGAGAGTAGTACAAACTTTTTCG gCAAGCTGTGGAAATGGGGTTCAGACTACGGAAGTGGCTTTACCAGTTTCAACCCTCTCA GCAAGTTGTGGAAATGGGTTTCCAGGAAGAAAAGCGACATTAGCGTTCCAGACATAG ATGAAGGAAGTGAGGAGATTAGCACAAACTTTCTCG GCAAGCTGTGGAACTGGGGTTCAGACTACGGAAGTAGCTTTACCAGTTCAAACCCTCTCA GCAATTTGTGGCAATGGGGTTCAGAGACGGAAAGTGACAGTACAAGTCTTGACATTCCAG TTCCAGATGAGTCTGAACCGTGGGAACAGGATGCTGACAGCAAACTTTTGCCTTTGGACTCGTGTGTTGAAAATTGCGTTGATGACGACGACTGCCCCGACAACCAGGAGTGCACCAGCACCGGGTGTGGACGCGTGTGCACGGTGTCATTCAAAG ATAAATTTGAACTGTGGGATGTGGATGCTGATACCAAAGGTTTGCCTTCGAACCCATGCACTGATAAATGCAAGAAGGACAAAGACTGTCCCGAAAACCAGGTGTGCACCAACATAGGATGTGGACGTGTGTGCGTCGCATCAGACAAAG GCAAATTCGAAATGTGGCACTGGGATTCCGATAGCCAACTTTTGCCTGTGGACCCGTGCCTAGATAAATGTGATAAAAACGGTGACTGCCCCGAAAACCAGGAGTGCACCAAAACAATATGCGGACGTGTGTGCACAGCGCCATCCAAAG GcaaatttgaactgtgggaTTTGGATGCTGGCAGCAAAGCTTTGTCTGTGGACCCATGCGCCGACGAATGCAATGTTGACAACGACTGCCCAGAAAACAAGGCATGCACCAAAGTGGGatgtggacgtgtgtgtgtggcatcaggcaaag GAAAAGCAGGAGAGTGCCCCCCTCCTCATTGGGGCAGGGATTTGAGCCAGTGTGCTCTCGTTTGCATGGATGACAGTGACTGCCCTGGAGTAAAGAAGTGCTGCACCAAGAAATGTGGACGAACGTGCGTCACACCATTCAAAG GActtgctgggaaaaaaagccacacacaccataagaaaaggaaacagaagcCTTTCAAGGCGCACTCTTATTCATCAGTAAAGCCGGGACAGTGTCCGAAGCCTTCAGGCCCTGGCATTTGCGTCAACTTCTGCTCGAATGACAGCAACTGCCCCAAAACTGAAAAGTGCTGCAGCAACGGATGTGGACATGTGTGCATGACACCCAGCTAA